The genomic segment TCCTCCAGGTCAAGGAGGCACAACCTTCGGTGCTCGCGACCTACGGAGGTCTCGATTCCGGCCACGAAAGCGAGGGCCGGCGCATCGTGGATGGCCAGCGGCTGATTCAGGGCGCCCCCGACATCTTTCTCGGGTGGGGCACCGGGATGGGATTCCATTTCTACGTCCGGCAGCTCCGCGACATGAAGGGGGGCATCGAGATCACGCCCGAATCCGACGCCGAAGCCGGGGAGGAATACTGCCGCCTGTGCGGGTGGGCGCTGGCCCTCGCGCACGCGCGCGGGGGAGACGCGGCGTCGATTTCCGGGTACCTTGGTCGCAGCGAGGTCTTCGACGAGGCGATCTTGGAATTCGCGGAAGGCTACGCCGAGCAGTCGGAGCGTGACTACGAGCGCTTTGCCAAGGCGGCGGGGCGCGGAGCGATTCGAGTGGCCGGAAGGCCCCGGTCGAAACGGTAGGGGGATCGACGGATGCGGTTCTCGGGATTCGCGATGGCGGTGGCGTCGATCGTCGTGCTCCTGAGCGGTTCGGCGGGCCTGGCCTCGCCGCCATCTCACCAGCCGGCCGCGCCGACCGCGGATCAGGCGCTCCAGGAGCTGAAGGCGGGGAACCAGCGGGAGTCGTCGGGGCATTCGACTCACCCGCACGCCAGCAGCACCTGGCGCTTCACTCTGGTGTCGGGCCAGCATCCGCATTCGGTGGTGCTCAGCTGCGCGGACTCGCGCGTCGCTCCGGAGCTGGTGTTCGATGCCGGATTCGGCGACATCTTCGACATCCGGGTGGCCGGCAACATCGCGGATGACGCGGTGATCGCGAGCGTCGAATACGCGGTCGAACACCTGCACGTTCCGGTGGTGGTGGTGATGGGCCACCAGAAGTGCGGCGCGGTCTCGGCGGCGGCCGAAGGCGGGACCCCCGAAGGACATCTCGGCGCGCTGATCACGCCGATCCTGCCGGCGGTCGAAAAGGCCAAGACCCTGCCCGGGGACCGAGTCGAGAATGCCGTTCGCCTGAACGTCGAGAATGTGGTCGCACAGCTCAAGGCCAGTGAGCCCGTGCTCGCCGCCCACGTGAAGTCGGGCGATCTGAAGATCGTCGGCGCGGTCTACTCGCTGGAAACGGGGAAGGTGAGCTGGCTGCCCTGAGCGCGCCCCCGGGCGCTTGAACTGGGGCCGGTTCTGCCGCTACACTGCCGCTCGTTCTCAAGCAGAAGCGACTCGCTTCTCACCCCCGCGGGCCAACGCCGCCTGCTCAAGGGTTCGAGTTGGTGCCGAGTTCTTCGCGGCGCCATTCGCGCGGCCAAGCGCCGGGCGGGTTCTTCTCGCTTGAAGATCCCGTCCGGCGCTTTCGCTTCTGGCGACTGCGACGTTCGAGGGCGGGGGAAGATCATCATCGGAGGTCACGACCATTACGATTCCTAAGCAGCCCGAGATTCGAGTGAATGAGCGCATCCGCGTTCCCCAGGTCCGAGTGATCGGGGACGACGGCGAGCAGGTCGGAGTGATCACCACTCGCGAAGCCCTGGCGATGGCCCAGTCGCGCGGGCTCGATCTGGTCGAGGTGTCGCCGACGGCGCGGCCCCCGGTCTGCCGCATCATGGATTACGGCAAGTTCAAGTACGAACAGAACCGGCGTGCGCGCAAGGCCAAGAAGAACCAGCACCAGATGCAGCTCAAGGAAATCAAGATGCGGCCCAAGATCGAGGAGCACGACTACCTGTTCAAGGTGAACCACGCGCGCGAGTTCCTTGAGGAGCGCGACAAGGTCAAGGTGACGGTCACGTTTCGCGGGCGCGAGATCGCGCACCAGGAACTGGGCCACAAGTTGATTCAGAAGGTGATCGCGGCCCTGGGCGACGTGGCCACGGTGGAAACGCCGCCGCGTTCCGAAGGTCGCACGCTGCTCACGGTGCTGATGCCGAAGCCGGCCAAGCCGGGCGCCTCGGCCAAGCCCGCGAGCAAGGAAGCCGGCGCCCCGGCGGCGCCGGGAAACGACAAGCCCGGACGTTCCCCGACGTCCTGAGAAGGAGCCCCGATGCCCAAGCAGAAAACCAATCGAGCCGCGGCCAAGCGGTTCAAGGTCAGCGGATCCGGCAAGGCGGTCCGCGGTCATTCCGGCCTTCGCCACGGAATGATCGGAAAGTCGCGCCGGCGCAAGCGCAAGCTGGTGGGCCTGGTGGTGGTCGCCGCCCCCGATCAGGCGCGTGTGCTGCGCATGCTCGGCAAGCGCTAGCTCGCGTTCTTCGACACGTCAACGATCCGGCGATCGTGCGTCTCCCCGCGCGCGTCGTCTTTAGAAAGGGTCATTCGCCATGCCTCGCTCGAAAACCGTCGTCCCCGCCCGCGCACGCCGGCGCAAGGTCCTCAAAGCCGCCAAGGGCAACTACAGCGGACGTCGCAAGCTGTTCAAGACCGCGCTGCAGACCGGGCAGCGCGCCGGGCAGTACGCTTATGAGCATCGCCGCACCCGCAAGCGGGATTTTCGCCGCCTGTGGATCACCCGCATCAACGCCGCGGCCCGGATCAACGGTCTCTCGTACAGCGCCCTGATCTCGGGCCTCAAGCGCGCCAACATCGAGGTCAATCGGAAGCTGCTGGCGGACCTCGCGGTGCGCGACGCCGCCGCGTTCGCGAAGCTGGCGGAGGTGGCAAAGTCGGCGGTGGCGTGAGCGCGCAACCGCTCGATCTCTCGGGCGTTCTCGATGCGCAGCATCCGGGCGCGGACCCTGGGCCTCTTGCGGTCCAGTATCAGGAGCATGCCGCCGAGCTCGACGCTCTCGACCCCGAGCTCGGGCGCATTTACAGGCTGGGCGCTCAGTGGTTTGCGGGTGCGCCCGACTCCGCCAGTCTGCAACGCTGCCACGTGGACTTGCTGGGACGCGAACGCGGCGCGGTGACTCTGGCGCTCGCCGAGCTGCCGAAGCTCACCGTCGAGCAGCGCAAGATCCGCGGGCGCGGGCTCAATCTGCTGAAGCGCTGGCTCTCGGAGATCCACGACGCCCGCCGCCTCGCGCTCGAATCCGCCGCCGAGGCGGCCGGCGCGCGAGACGTGACGCTGCCGGGACGCCAGCCCTGGATCGGGCGGCGGCACGTGCTGGCGCGGGTGCGCGACGATCTGCTCGACCTGTTCCACGGGCTCGGCTACAGCGTCTACCTGAGCCCCGAGATCGAGTACGACGCCTACAACTTCACCAAGCTCAACTTCCCGCCCGACCACCCGGCGCGCGACGCACACGACACCTATTTCGTGAGCCCCGAAGTCGTGCTCCGCACCCACACCTCGCCGGGCTGGATCCGCGCCATGGAGGAGGCGGCTCGCGGGGAGCGCCGGCTGCCGCTCCGGCTCGTGTTCCCGGGGCGCGTGTTCCGCGCCGAACAGGTGGACGCGAGCCACATGGACCAGTTCCACCAGATGGACGGCCTGTTCGTGGCGCGTGACGTGAGCATGGCGGATCTCAAGAGCACGCTGAACACCTTCGCGCGCTCGATCTACGGCGATCACGTCCGCACCCGGCTGATCCCGATCTACTTCCCGTTCGTCGAGCCCGGCTGCCAGATGGACGTGTCGTGCGTGATCTGCGGGGGCGAGGGCCGCGTGAAGGAGAACGGCGGCACGCGGCGCTGCAGCGTCTGCAAGGGCTCGGGCTGGCTCGAGGTGCTGGGCGCCGGCATGGTGCACCCGAACGTGTTTCGCGGCGTGGGGCTCGATCCCGAGCAGGTCACGGGCTTCGCTTTCGGCATGGGCCTCGAGCGCATCGCGATGCTGCGTCATGGCATTCCCGAGATTCGGCTGTTCCTCGAGAACGACGTCCGCTTCCTCAGCCAATTCTAGGAGAGCCGATGAAGCGCTTCCTGATCGGGCTGTTCTCGCTTCTGATCGTCGCCAGTGCCGTGTTCGTGGTACCCACGGTGTGGTTCCAGCCGTGGTCGATCAATCACTTCTACGCGCGTGTCTTCATCACCTACGCGCTGCGGCATCCGGAGCTGATCACGCAGCTCGGCGTGCTCAACGGCGTCCCGTTCGGCAACTGGCGCGACCGGCTCGATGACTACTCGCCGGCCGGGGAGGACGCCGATCTCAAACTCGCCGAGGACAATCTCGCGCGGCTGCATCGCTACGATCGCAGGAAGATGAAGCCGGACGATCAGCTCTCCTACGACGTCATGGACTGGTTCCTGACCGACGCGGTGAAGACCGCGCGCTTCCGGGCCTACAGCTACCCGCTCAACCAGATGTTCGGCTTCCAGAGCGAGCTGCCCGACTTCATGCTCAACCTCCAGCCGCTCAAGACCCCGCGCGACGCCGAGTCCTACGTGCGCCGGGTGGCGGCGTTCGGCCCGGCGGTGACGCAGACCGTTCAGAGGGTCGAGCTGCGCGAGAAGAAGGGGATTCTGCCGCCGCGCTTCGTGCTGCTCGAGGTACAGGACCAGATGGAGAAGTTCATCGACAGCCCGCCCGAGCGGAACCTGCTCTACACGCATTTCGCGACCGGCACCGACTCGATTCGCGGCCTCGATCCTGCGAAGCGCGACCAGTTGCGCGCGAAGCTCGAGCAGGAGATCGCCGAGGTGGTGGTGCCGTCCTACCAGAAGATGATCACGCTGGTGAAGGGTCAGGAGCAGCGCGCCACCGACGACGACGGGGTGTGGAAGCTGCCCGACGGCGATGCCTTTTACGACGCCGCGCTCCATCGCTTCACCACCTCCGACATGCCCGCCGATACGATCCATGCGCTGGGCCTGAGGGAAGTGGCGCGCCTGCAGGGCCAGATGCTGCCGCTGATGAATCAGGTGCGCCTGAAGGGCGGAAGCTTCGCCGCGCGCCTGCTCGACATGAACCGGAATTCGCGCTTCGGCTTCCCGGCCGGGGACTCCGGGCGCGCCGAGATCCTGGCGGGCTATCGCGAGATCCTCGCCGACGCCAGCAAGCGCTGCGACTCGCTGTTCGACGCGCGTCCGAAATCGCCACTCGAGGTGAAGCGGGTGCCGGCCTTCAAGGAAGCGACCGCACCGGGGGCGTACTACAGCGCGGGCGCGCTGGATGGCTCGCGACCCGGCGTGTTCTACGCCAACCTGCGCAATCCCGCCGAGACTCGGAGGCCCGACATGCGGACCCTCGCCTATCACGAGGGTATTCCCGGGCATCACTTCCAGATCTCGATCGCTCAGGAGCTGAAGGACGAGCCCTTCTTCCGCAAGGTGCTCCCGTTCACCGCCTACGCGGAGGGCTGGGCGCTGTACGCCGAGCACCTGGCGCTCGAGAAAGGCTTCCACCACGACGCCTACGATTCGCTGGGCGCCATGCGCGCCGAGCTGTTCCGTGCCGTGCGGCTGGTGGTGGACACCGGCATCCACCGCGACCGCTGGACTCGGCAGCGGGCGATCGACTACATGCTCGCCAACACCGGCATGGACACGGCGGAGGTGGTGACCGAGATCGAGCGCTACATCGTGATGCCGGGGCAGGCCTGCGCCTACAAGGTCGGCCAGCTCGAAATCCTCCAGCTCCGCGAGCGCGCCATGAATCGGCTGGGCGACCGCTTCGACATCAAGAAGTTCCACGACGTGGTGCTGACCCACGGTTCGCTGCCGCTCACGCTGCTCGACCGAGTGGTCAACGACTGGATCGACCGCGAGCTGGCCGCCTCCGGCGCGGCACGCCGGGGTTGATCCGGGAGAGGCTGACGCCATGAAGCTCTCGTACGCCTGGCTGCGCGACTGGGTGGAGCTCGACGCCACGCCCGAACAGGTGGCCGACGCCCTGACGCGGCGCGGCTTCTACGTCGAGGGGGTCGAGCGCCGGGGCGGCGAGTTCCCGGGCGTGGTGGTGGCGCGCGTGCTCGAAGTGCAGAAGCATCCCAACGCCGATCGCCTGTCCCTGTGCCGGGTGGATTCCGGCGCGGGGGAGAAGCGCGTGGTGTGCGGCGCCCCCAACGTGCACGCCGGCATGATCGCCCCGCTCGCCACGATCGGCGCGCAGTTGCCGGACGGCGTCGTCATCAAAGCGAGCAAGATCCGCGGCGAGGAGAGCCAGGGGATGCTGTGCTCGGCGCGCGAGCTGCAGCTCTCGGAAGATCACAGCGGGATCCTCGACCTCCGGACCTTCACTCAGGATCCGGCGCTCCTCACGCCCGGCCGGCCGGTGGCCGAGCTGCTCGGGCCTCCCGACTCGGTGCTCGAGGTCGAGATTCCCTTCAATCGCCCGGACGGGATGGGCGTGGTGGGGCTGGCGCGCGAGGTCAAGGCCGCGCTCGGCGGACGCTGGACCCCGGCGGCGCAATCGCGCTTCGCGGCGCGCTGGCAGGGGCGCGCCGACTTCGACCTCGACCTCGAGGATCGCGAAGGGTGCCCGCGCTACATCGCCCAGGTCATCGAGCGTGTGAAGATCGGACCGGCGCCGCCGTGGCTGGTCCGCCGCCTCGAGAGCGTCGGGCAGCGAAGCGTCAACAACGTCGTGGATCTCACCAACTGGATCCTGTTCGAGCTCGGCCAGCCGGTGCATGCGTTCGATCTCGACCGGCTGAAGGGCCCTCAGCTCCGCGTGCGCCGGGCGCGGGCGGGGGAGAGGCTGACCACGCTCGACGGCAAGGAGCGCGCACTCGATCCCGAAGTGCTGCTGATCGCCGATCGCGAAGGCCCGGTGGCTCTGGCCGGCGTGATGGGTGGCGAGGCGACCGAGGTGACCGCGACCACCACCCGGCTGCTGCTCGAGGTCGCCTATTTCGATCCGCGCCGCGTGCGGCGCGGCGCGCGCGCGCTCGGCATCGCGACCGAGGCCTCGAAGCGCTTCGAGCGCGGCGCCGATCCCGAGATGCCACCGATCGCGACCGCGCGATTCCTGGCGCTGCTGCGCGAGCTGGACTCCGACGTGGGGATGGGGCCGGCGCGCGAGCGCAATCACACCGAGGGCAAGCGGAAGACGCTCACCCTGCGCGCGCCGCGCGTCGCGCGCGTGGTCGGCGTCGACATCGGCGGCGCCGAGAGCAAGCGGCTGCTCGAGACCTTCGAATTCGGCGCCGAGCCGGGCGATCCGCTGCGCGTCACCGTTCCATCGTGGCGCGTGGACGTGACGCAGGAAGACGATCTGGTCGAGGAAGTGGCGCGAGCGCACGGCTACGACCGGATCCCCGACGTGCCGCTCGAATCGCGCGGCGCCCTTGCGCGGCGCACCGAAATGGAACGATTCATCGAGTCGGCGCGCGCCGCGATGCTGTCGCGCGGCCTGCACGAGGCGTGGTGCACGACGCTGGTCTCGGAGCGCGAGGCGGTGGCGGCCGCGCTGCTGCTCGGCCAGGATCCGACGCGCCTGGTGCGACTCGCCAATCCCATGAGCCGCGAGAGCGAAATCGTGCGTCCCAATCTGGTGCCCGGCCTGCTGCGCGCGTGCGCGCACAATCTCAAACAGGGCGTCGAGTCGGTGCGACTGTTCGAGATCGGCAACGGCGCGCTGGCGCGAGCGGGCGAGCTTCCCGAGGAGCGCCCGTTGCTGGCGGCGGTGGTGATCGGTCCGCGCTGGGCGCGCGCGCACGACGCCAGTCAGCAGCCGGTGGACTTCGACGACGCACGCGGGCTGTGGGACGCGTGGCTCGAGGAGATGCGCGTTGACACCCCTCGATGGCGCGCCTATGCTGCGCCTGGTTGGAAACCTGATGCCAGCGCTGAGGTTGCGAGCGGCGCTTCGAGCATCGGATGGGCGGGCACGCTGAGCCAGGCACTGCTCCGCGATTGGGACATCGAGGTCCCGGTGCATCTGTTCGTGAGCCGGCTCGATGCCTCGGCGGCTGCGGTCCTCGCCGCGCCCCGGCTGTCCCTGCCGAGCCGGTTTCCGGCGGTGCGACGCGATCTGGCGTTCTTCTTTCCGGCCGGCGCGCAGAACGACGCGGTTCAGGACATCCTGCGTCGGGAAGGCGGGCCGTGGCTGGCATCGGTGGAGTTGTTCGACGTGTATCGAAAGGACCCCACGGGTCCGATCTCGCTGGCTTACGCGCTGCGCTTCCAGAATCCGGAGCGCACACTCGCGGACTCCGAGATCCAGGACCTCCAGGATCGGATGGTGGCGGCCGTCGCCAGGGAGATGGGCGGCCAGTTGAGGACACGATGAACGAGACTTCGACGATGACGGCAACCGACCTCGACCGGCTGGCGGAGCGCGTGGAGCGCGCTGCGGCGCTGGTGCAGCAGCTGCGCGACGAGCGCGCGCGGCTCGAGCGCGAGCGCGACGAGCTCGCTTCGAAGACCCAGGACACGCACCACAAGCTGCAGGGGCAGGACCCGGTCGCGCTGGTGCAGGAGCTGACCGCGCTCAAACGCGAGCAGAAGGAATGGATGAGCGAGCGGCGCGAAGTCGCCCACCGCATCGAAACGCTCATCAAGAAGCTGGAAAAGCTCGAAGCCTGATCGACTCGACTTCCGCGAGGCCCTTACGGCTCGCGGTGTTCATAGCGGCGCTCACGCGCCGAAAACCGAAAACAATAGGTATGCGGGGAAGAGCAACGACGCGGGGACACCATGGACCCAAAGAACCTGGTGCAGGTCCAGATCTTCGGCCACAGCTACACGATCCGTGGAGAGGCTGATCAGGAGTACATCCTCGGAGTGGCGGCATACGTGGACCGCAAGATGCGCGAGATCACCGAGAAACTGCCGGTGGCCTCGCTGTCCAAGGTGGCCATCCTCGCGTCTCTCAACATCGCCGATGAGCTGTTCAAGGAGCGCGCCCAGCGCGAGACTCGTGAACGAACATTCAACGATCGTGCCGCCCGTTTGAACGCGGTGCTGGACGGCCTGCTCGAGGACAGCCCGACGCCCTGAGAGACGATGGAGGAGCCCGTTTCGAAGAATTCCCTGCCGTGCTCGTGATGCCACGCAGTTCTTGAACCAACAGAAATACAAATGGGTGTTCCGGTGGCCGGCGACGCCGCGCCCCGTCCGCGGTTGGGACGGCGGAGAGCCGACCCGGTCGTAAGGATCGCCCACCTGGTGATCCAGGTCTCAAGAACCCCGGGCACACGGCAGTTGGCGGGGAACATTCCCTGCCTGGAGTCCCGCCCACCCGTCGATTGGGGGCGTGGCTCGGGGGACAGGTGATGAACCAGACCCTGTTGATCGGCGGCGCCGGGATCGGTGCCGTCGTTGCCTTTTTCGTGGGATTCGGCGTACGCGCGGCGCTGGGGAAGAGCCGCATGCAGAGCGCCGAGCGCCAGTCCAAGGCGCTGCTCGAGCAGGCCCAGCGCGAGGCCGAGTCGGCCAAGCGCACCGCGGTGCTCGAGGGCCGCGAGGAGGCGCTGCGCTACAAGCAGCAGGTCGAGCGCGAGACCCAGCAGGCGCGCACCGACCAGCTGGCCGGCGAGCGCGCCTTTCAAGAGAAGGAAGCCGCGTTCGGCCGCCGCGTCGAGCTGATCGAGAAGAAGGATCGGGATCTCAAGCGCCTCGAGCAGGACTTGGCGAAGCGCGAAGGCGCGGTCGAAGAGCGGAGCGGCGAGCTTCAGCGGCTCATGACCGAACAGACCGCGCGTCTCGAACGGGTCGCCGGCATGACGGTGGAGGAGGCCCACGCCGAACTGATCGGTCGGATCGAGAACGAGGCCCGTGCCGAGGCCCAGCGGCGCACCGCCGAGATCCGGGACTCTGCGCAGCGCAACGCCGAGCGCGAGGCCCGCAAGATCCTGACGCTCGCCATCCAGCGCTACGCCGGTGACCACGCTTCGGAATCCTCGGTATCGGTCGTTCACCTGCCGAGCGACGACATGAAGGGCCGGATCATCGGCCGCGAAGGTCGCAACATCCGCTCGTTCGAGATCATCACCGGCGTGGACGTGATCATCGACGACACGCCCGAGGCGGTGATCCTCTCGGGATTCGATCCGGTGCGGCGCGAGATCGCCCGCATCGCGCTCGAGCGGCTGGTGGCCGATGGCCGCATTCATCCGGCCCGCATCGAGGAAGTGGTGGGCAAGGTCAAGGTCGAGGTCGAGAACAAGATCCGCGAGCTGGGAGAGAACGCCTGCCTCGAGGTCGGCGTGCACGGCATCCATCCCGAGCTGCAGAACGTGCTCGGGCGGCTCCAGTACCGCACCTCGTACGGGCAGAACATCCTGCGCCATTCGATCGAGGTGGCTCACCTGGCCGGAATGATGGCGGCCGAGATCGGCATGGATCAGAAGATGGCGAAGCGCGGAGGCCTGCTGCACGACATCGGCAAGGCCATCGACCACGATCACGAGGGCACCCATCCCGCGCTCGGCATGGAGCTGGCGGCGCGCTACGGCGAGCCGCAGCCGGTGCTCGAGTCGATCGGCTTCCACCACGACGATTACGCGGGCGGCAGCCTGTGGCCGGTGCTGATCTCGGCCGCCGACGCGATCTCGGGC from the Candidatus Sulfotelmatobacter sp. genome contains:
- a CDS encoding carbonic anhydrase, coding for MRFSGFAMAVASIVVLLSGSAGLASPPSHQPAAPTADQALQELKAGNQRESSGHSTHPHASSTWRFTLVSGQHPHSVVLSCADSRVAPELVFDAGFGDIFDIRVAGNIADDAVIASVEYAVEHLHVPVVVVMGHQKCGAVSAAAEGGTPEGHLGALITPILPAVEKAKTLPGDRVENAVRLNVENVVAQLKASEPVLAAHVKSGDLKIVGAVYSLETGKVSWLP
- the infC gene encoding translation initiation factor IF-3 produces the protein MNERIRVPQVRVIGDDGEQVGVITTREALAMAQSRGLDLVEVSPTARPPVCRIMDYGKFKYEQNRRARKAKKNQHQMQLKEIKMRPKIEEHDYLFKVNHAREFLEERDKVKVTVTFRGREIAHQELGHKLIQKVIAALGDVATVETPPRSEGRTLLTVLMPKPAKPGASAKPASKEAGAPAAPGNDKPGRSPTS
- the rpmI gene encoding 50S ribosomal protein L35, encoding MPKQKTNRAAAKRFKVSGSGKAVRGHSGLRHGMIGKSRRRKRKLVGLVVVAAPDQARVLRMLGKR
- the rplT gene encoding 50S ribosomal protein L20, coding for MPRSKTVVPARARRRKVLKAAKGNYSGRRKLFKTALQTGQRAGQYAYEHRRTRKRDFRRLWITRINAAARINGLSYSALISGLKRANIEVNRKLLADLAVRDAAAFAKLAEVAKSAVA
- the pheS gene encoding phenylalanine--tRNA ligase subunit alpha, which produces MSAQPLDLSGVLDAQHPGADPGPLAVQYQEHAAELDALDPELGRIYRLGAQWFAGAPDSASLQRCHVDLLGRERGAVTLALAELPKLTVEQRKIRGRGLNLLKRWLSEIHDARRLALESAAEAAGARDVTLPGRQPWIGRRHVLARVRDDLLDLFHGLGYSVYLSPEIEYDAYNFTKLNFPPDHPARDAHDTYFVSPEVVLRTHTSPGWIRAMEEAARGERRLPLRLVFPGRVFRAEQVDASHMDQFHQMDGLFVARDVSMADLKSTLNTFARSIYGDHVRTRLIPIYFPFVEPGCQMDVSCVICGGEGRVKENGGTRRCSVCKGSGWLEVLGAGMVHPNVFRGVGLDPEQVTGFAFGMGLERIAMLRHGIPEIRLFLENDVRFLSQF
- a CDS encoding DUF885 domain-containing protein, translating into MKRFLIGLFSLLIVASAVFVVPTVWFQPWSINHFYARVFITYALRHPELITQLGVLNGVPFGNWRDRLDDYSPAGEDADLKLAEDNLARLHRYDRRKMKPDDQLSYDVMDWFLTDAVKTARFRAYSYPLNQMFGFQSELPDFMLNLQPLKTPRDAESYVRRVAAFGPAVTQTVQRVELREKKGILPPRFVLLEVQDQMEKFIDSPPERNLLYTHFATGTDSIRGLDPAKRDQLRAKLEQEIAEVVVPSYQKMITLVKGQEQRATDDDGVWKLPDGDAFYDAALHRFTTSDMPADTIHALGLREVARLQGQMLPLMNQVRLKGGSFAARLLDMNRNSRFGFPAGDSGRAEILAGYREILADASKRCDSLFDARPKSPLEVKRVPAFKEATAPGAYYSAGALDGSRPGVFYANLRNPAETRRPDMRTLAYHEGIPGHHFQISIAQELKDEPFFRKVLPFTAYAEGWALYAEHLALEKGFHHDAYDSLGAMRAELFRAVRLVVDTGIHRDRWTRQRAIDYMLANTGMDTAEVVTEIERYIVMPGQACAYKVGQLEILQLRERAMNRLGDRFDIKKFHDVVLTHGSLPLTLLDRVVNDWIDRELAASGAARRG
- the pheT gene encoding phenylalanine--tRNA ligase subunit beta, with protein sequence MKLSYAWLRDWVELDATPEQVADALTRRGFYVEGVERRGGEFPGVVVARVLEVQKHPNADRLSLCRVDSGAGEKRVVCGAPNVHAGMIAPLATIGAQLPDGVVIKASKIRGEESQGMLCSARELQLSEDHSGILDLRTFTQDPALLTPGRPVAELLGPPDSVLEVEIPFNRPDGMGVVGLAREVKAALGGRWTPAAQSRFAARWQGRADFDLDLEDREGCPRYIAQVIERVKIGPAPPWLVRRLESVGQRSVNNVVDLTNWILFELGQPVHAFDLDRLKGPQLRVRRARAGERLTTLDGKERALDPEVLLIADREGPVALAGVMGGEATEVTATTTRLLLEVAYFDPRRVRRGARALGIATEASKRFERGADPEMPPIATARFLALLRELDSDVGMGPARERNHTEGKRKTLTLRAPRVARVVGVDIGGAESKRLLETFEFGAEPGDPLRVTVPSWRVDVTQEDDLVEEVARAHGYDRIPDVPLESRGALARRTEMERFIESARAAMLSRGLHEAWCTTLVSEREAVAAALLLGQDPTRLVRLANPMSRESEIVRPNLVPGLLRACAHNLKQGVESVRLFEIGNGALARAGELPEERPLLAAVVIGPRWARAHDASQQPVDFDDARGLWDAWLEEMRVDTPRWRAYAAPGWKPDASAEVASGASSIGWAGTLSQALLRDWDIEVPVHLFVSRLDASAAAVLAAPRLSLPSRFPAVRRDLAFFFPAGAQNDAVQDILRREGGPWLASVELFDVYRKDPTGPISLAYALRFQNPERTLADSEIQDLQDRMVAAVAREMGGQLRTR
- a CDS encoding cell division protein ZapA, with product MDPKNLVQVQIFGHSYTIRGEADQEYILGVAAYVDRKMREITEKLPVASLSKVAILASLNIADELFKERAQRETRERTFNDRAARLNAVLDGLLEDSPTP
- the rny gene encoding ribonuclease Y; this encodes MNQTLLIGGAGIGAVVAFFVGFGVRAALGKSRMQSAERQSKALLEQAQREAESAKRTAVLEGREEALRYKQQVERETQQARTDQLAGERAFQEKEAAFGRRVELIEKKDRDLKRLEQDLAKREGAVEERSGELQRLMTEQTARLERVAGMTVEEAHAELIGRIENEARAEAQRRTAEIRDSAQRNAEREARKILTLAIQRYAGDHASESSVSVVHLPSDDMKGRIIGREGRNIRSFEIITGVDVIIDDTPEAVILSGFDPVRREIARIALERLVADGRIHPARIEEVVGKVKVEVENKIRELGENACLEVGVHGIHPELQNVLGRLQYRTSYGQNILRHSIEVAHLAGMMAAEIGMDQKMAKRGGLLHDIGKAIDHDHEGTHPALGMELAARYGEPQPVLESIGFHHDDYAGGSLWPVLISAADAISGARPGARRESLEVYIKRLESLEKIASAFPGVEKSYAIQAGREVRIMVEHGRVDDARAQGLASEIARRIEKELEYPGQIRVTVIRETRAVDYAK